A region from the Branchiostoma lanceolatum isolate klBraLanc5 chromosome 2, klBraLanc5.hap2, whole genome shotgun sequence genome encodes:
- the LOC136427941 gene encoding non-neuronal cytoplasmic intermediate filament protein-like, whose amino-acid sequence MASKAARAGVGGAKPVVAPAIPTEGALQTLADARATRSSEKRELVVLNDRFANYIEKVRSLQERNTKLTTQIRIQEAREETDIAELYETELTELRALVDQLTQEKAQLDAESASWQARTQEWQTKCETETATTEAMRTELTTVKTEVDAATVERVGVENKLTTAQEEIEFLKRVYDEETRKVQYQLNQTVAIVETEAPIITGPDLSETLREIRMQQEIMGRINREEAEAKYKLKFSEFAQQRELDNEALVSARSELTNLKRMLQSIVTETQTLKNKTGSLETNIAETEARRLKEIEEYKLAIGELEQQIEKMKLEMTQHTVEYQELMNIKMALDVEIAAYRKLLEGEELRLFSEAQPKRQT is encoded by the exons ATGGCTAGCAAAGCAGCACGAGCGGGCGTTGGCGGTGCAAAGCCCGTTGTCGCCCCCGCCATCCCGACCGAAGGAGCGCTGCAAACCCTCGCCGACGCCAGGGCCACCCGCAGTAGTGAGAAGAGGGAGCTGGTGGTCCTCAACGACCGCTTCGCCAACTACATCGAGAAGGTGCGCTCCCTGCAGGAGCGGAACACCAAGCTGACGACCCAGATCAGGATCCAGGAGGCGCGGGAGGAGACTGACATCGCGGAGCTGTACGAGACGGAGCTGACGGAGCTGAGGGCGCTGGTGGACCAGCTGACTCAGGAGAAGGCTCAGCTGGACGCCGAGAGCGCCAGCTGGCAAGCACGGACTCAGGAGTGGCAGACCAA GTGCGAGACCGAGACTGCCACGACTGAGGCCATGCGGACAGAACTGACAACGGTCAAAACG GAGGTTGATGCAGCGACTGTGGAGCGTGTTGGAGTGGAAAACAAGCTGACCACCGCGCAGGAGGAGATTGAGTTCCTCAAGAGGGTCTATGATGAG GAGACGCGTAAGGTGCAGTACCAGTTGAACCAGACAGTGGCCATTGTTGAGACCGAGGCTCCGATCATCACTGGACCTGACCTGAGCGAGACTCTGCGTGAGATCCGCATGCAGCAAGAGATCATGGGACGGATAAACAGGGAAGAGGCCGAGGCCAAGTACAAGCTCAAG TTCAGCGAGTTCGCCCAGCAGCGGGAGCTTGATAACGAGGCTCTGGTTTCCGCCCGGTCCGAGCTGACCAACCTGAAGAGGATGCTTCAGTCTATCGTCACCGAGACACAGACACTCAAGAACAAG ACCGGGTCCCTTGAGACGAACATCGCGGAGACAGAGGCCCGCCGTCTGAAGGAGATTGAGGAGTACAAGCTGGCGATCGGCGAGCTGGAGCAGCAGATCGAGAAGATGAAGCTGGAGATGACGCAGCACACCGTGGAGTACCAGGAGCTCATGAACATCAAGATGGCGCTGGACGTGGAGATAGCGGCCTACAGGAAGCTGCTGGAAGGGGAGGAGTTGAG GCTCTTCAGCGAAGCCCAACCAAAACGTCAAACGTGA